Proteins from a genomic interval of Colletes latitarsis isolate SP2378_abdomen chromosome 3, iyColLati1, whole genome shotgun sequence:
- the LOC143340237 gene encoding uncharacterized protein LOC143340237 yields the protein MQDICENIRTAIEHGRTDIIRSLLDACENGNTAEGITKDKILNQPLLEEGTFLSYAAKTNQPDIVRTLLSCGANPAIQNSNGHNAVDVASSDAIRRTYIEELLRATAASEIDRVVQLLDAGLNVNSWDSHGSKNTPLHWAACYGNKDIVAYLIDRGADVNAVNGCGATPLHDAVNRGDVAICQELLQAGANPLVRASKGTFAGKNPYDLSRGKQPLHCFLQSYLSNFVSNEGETMHSPTASFTEGNFCQKSISSNMSQLSIESNKSVDPVYDIPLRESGKDSPTKSTEKDGLYSLLWPQPKTVVELKNLSASFIAGKELFISITQGSESIHKILDVWEISRTHLLELGHDVKIGEVHPSSGKLLNDNRIECIVNKKLFNKPDGYQLHISQNTIKVGAGSLAGLHYAVCTFVQILRLSKNHSKSEVCEIEPVFIKDEPRFSHRGILLDISPRGRIPTLEYLLHMIDLWSTFKISYLHLYSRLTPNCDWQLCYSKSEMITLDRYCRDRHLNLVPTLDIDSNVGQHHLSQMWPIFQELLAVFPSLSYVHVGPRLASLLVQADNFDLNLSINETIETDMSEVFKSYSCLQELWHTLNLSSSTTLLLCSNGLHSKPEFHNIPNNIILVEYGFQADYDFSEWTEAFRIAGGNVLSSSGTASYNSLAGCPASTYANTKNAIKTSLEQDSVGIIVAHWSGSHHLTPHPFAWIGYLIAAGLAWNPASEIDMGVDDNYEMSEVFGSKQKCITRLLDIHIFQDSEYKIGNAILELGRLDTLVLTLSKNQGTKYLQQIPDNRGSTLYRLLTDPDNVNLEYLSADLFAKVTKQIKRISHSLYEANLSSKFASMEIQELQLTADLMLTACKIGRTLIGVGVNPNSNMGLAVINLGVCNLPPTFRTDVANKMLAHIEQYKGSWLQRHLPQGLQSSLLVLTSALHRFVPE from the exons ATGCAAGACATTTGCGAAAATATACGTACAGCTATTGAACATGGACGTACCGATATAATTAGATCCCTTTTAGATGCAT GTGAAAATGGTAATACAGCCGAAGGTATAACAAAAGACAAGATCTTAAATCAACCACTCCTAGAAGAAGGTACTTTTCTTTCGTATGCTGCAAAG aCAAATCAACCAGATATTGTACGAACATTATTAAGTTGTGGAGCTAATCCTGCTATTCAAAACAGTAATGGGCACAATGCTGTAGATGTTGCATCAAGCGATGCAATACGTCGTACATACATTGAAGAATTATTAAGAGCAACTGCAGCATCTGA GATAGACAGGGTAGTGCAATTATTAGATGCAGGATTAAACGTGAATTCGTGGGATTCTCATGGCAGTAAAAATACACCTTTACATTGGGCAGCTTGTTATGGAAACAAAGATATTGTCGCATATTTAATTG ATAGAGGAGCAGATGTAAATGCTGTAAACGGTTGCGGCGCCACGCCATTACATGATGCAGTAAATCGTGGTGATGTTGCTATTTGTCAAGAATTGTTACAAGCAGGTGCAAATCCTCTTGTACGAGCATCTAAAGG aacttttgcaggaaaaaatccataTGATCTTTCTAGAGGAAAACAACCTTTACACTGTTTTCTTCAAAGTTACTTATCAAACTTTGTATCGAATGAAGGCGAAACAATGCATAGTCCAACTGCATCGTTCACAGAAGGAAACTTCTGTCAAAAAAGTATTTCAAGTAATATGAGTCAACTTTCTATTGAATCAAATAAGTCAGTAGATCCCGTGTATGATATACCTTTACGCGAATCAGGTAAAGACAGTCCAACTAAAAGTACAGAGAAAGATGGGCTTTATAGTTTACTCTGGCCACAACCAAAAACTgttgtcgaattaaaaaatttgtccgCGTCTTTTATTGCTGGGAAAGAACTTTTTATATCTATAACACAG GGTAGTGAATCTATACACAAGATATTAGATGTTTGGGAAATTAGCAGGACTCATTTATTAGAGTTGGGACACGATGTAAAAATTGGTGAAGTACACCCCAGCTCTGGCAAATTACTTAACGACAATAGAATCGAATGtatagtaaataaaaaattatttaataaacctGATGGATATCAGTTACATATTTCACAAAACACTATAAAAGTTGGTGCTGGAAGCTTAGCTGGATTACATTACGCAGTTTGTACATTTGTACAAATTTTGcgattaagcaaaaatcatagtAAGTCAGAAGTATGCGAGATCGAGCCCGTTTTTATAAAAGATGAACCAAGATTCTCGCATCGCGGTATATTGTTAGATATATCGCCAAGAGGTCGCATCCCTACTTTAGAATATTTACTGCATATGATCGATTTATGGTCAACCTTTAAAATATCGTATCTGCATCTTTATTCAAGACTTACTCCAAACTGTGATTGGCAACTTTGTTATTCAAAGTCAGAAATGATTACTCTTGACCGTTACTGCAG GGATCGACATTTAAATTTAGTTCCAACTTTGGATATTGATTCTAACGTGGGTCAACATCATTTATCACAAATGTGGCCTATATTCCAAGAATTACTAGCGGTGTTTCCAAGTTTGAGTTATGTTCATGTTGGGCCCAGATTAGCTAGTTTACTTGTTCAAGCCGATAATTTTGATTTGAATTTGTCAATTAATGAAACTATAGAAACAGACATGTCAGAAGTATTTAAATCGTATTCTTGTCTTCAAGAATTATGGCATACTTTAAATTTGAGTTCGAGTACGACTTTGTTACTTTGTTCAAATGGTTTACATTCCAAGCCAGAATTTCACAATATACCCAACAACATTATTCTTGTTGAATATGGATTTCAG GCGGATTATGATTTTTCTGAGTGGACGGAAGCGTTCAGAATAGCGGGTGGTAATGTTTTATCTAGTTCTGGTACAGCCAGTTATAATAGTTTAGCGGGATGTCCGGCATCAACCTACGCAAATACAAAGAATGCAATAAAAACTTCTCTTGAACAAGATTCGGTAGGCATAATTGTAGCACATTGGTCAGGGAGCCATCATCTTACTCCACACCCTTTTGCTTGGATTGGATATTTAATAGCAGCAGGATTGGCATGGAATCCAGCTAGTGAAATAGATATGGGGGTCGATGACAATTATGAAATGTCCGAAGTCTTTGGATCAAA ACAAAAATGTATTACAAGATTGCTGGATATTCATATTTTTCAAGATTCGGAATATAAGATCGGAAACGCTATATTAGAATTGGGACGTTTAGATACTTTAGTACTTACTTTAAGTAAGAACCAAGGGACAAAATATTTACAACAGATCCCTGATAATCGAGGATCAACGTTGTACAGATTGTTAACAGATCCAGATAATGTAAATTTGGAGTATCTTTCAGCTGATTTATTTGCA aAAGTAACAAAACAAATTAAACGCATTTCGCATTCATTGTATGAAGCCAATTTGTCGTCCAAATTTGCGTCAATGGAAATACAAGAACTTCAATTAACCGCTGATTTAATGTTAACGGCATGCAAAATCGGAAGGACATTAATTGGCGTTGGTGTTAATCCTAATAGCAATATGGGTCTTGCAGTAATTAATTTAGGAGTATGTAATCTGCCGCCTACATTTAGAACCGATGTAGCAAATAAAATGTTAGCTCATATAGAGCAA
- the LOC143352152 gene encoding ubiquitin-like protein 7 — translation MFPIVFDYKTLYKHVKTVIEDKITRHVKFSLYLDPETFTTIKLNDISFKNKVKDLKCEIAGRVNLTRESFELIYCGCILEDDLTLESYGLKGGAVVHVLKKKETETSTIPKHISEDSILQLVSTFKSITNNPVLQSTLHRFSKKPEVLSNIISSFPGLHEDTIAIAILQNVDLMAHFTDVNTVRRFAEVHPLLVEAVHNIAVAVHEEARNNATVNSNNSVSNSQPTIYSYNLDNLSDEEMAGDSSQSSDSTQPSNLNTNSTNATIIAAELAAAVSRARVRRFPLSNSSSSTSGGGINFGVITTEMFTQAMQQASAATPGLISDPILPPILPSVLPQFTDLQRQLAQMHEIGLQNDTLNIQALQFTNGDVQAAIELVFNGFSNN, via the exons ATGTTCCCCATAGTATTTGACTACAAAACATTATATAAACACGTGAAAACAGTGATTGAAGATAAAATTACGCGTCATGTAAAGTTCA GCTTATATTTAGATCCTGAAACATTTAccacaattaaattaaatgatattagttttaaaaataaagttaaggatCTGAAATGTGAGATAGCTGGAAGGGTTAACCTAACAAGAGAATCGTTTG AACTGATTTATTGTGGGTGCATCCTTGAAGATGACCTAACTCTAGAATCTTATGGTTTAAAAGGTGGTGCAGTGGTACATgttttaaaaaaaaaggaaacagaGACATCAACAATACCTAAACATATATCAGAAGATAGCATTTTACAGCTTGTATCTACATTTAAGTCTATTACAAATAATCCTGTGCTCCAGAGTACTTTGCAT cgGTTTAGCAAAAAGCCAGAAGTTTTAAGCAATATTATTTCATCGTTTCCTGGATTACACGAAGACACAATAGCAATTGCTATTTTACAAAATGTTGACTTAATGGCACACTTTACCGACGTAAATACTGTTAGGAG GTTTGCAGAGGTACATCCACTTTTAGTAGAAGCTGTGCATAATATAGCTGTTGCTGTTCACGAAGAGGCACGCAACAATGCAACTGTTAACTCCAACAATTCAGTATCCAATTCACAACCTACTATTTACTCGTATAATTTAGATAATTTGAGTGACGAAGAAATGGCTGGAGATTCTTCTCAATCTTCAGATTCTACACAGCCATCAAATTTGAACACTAATTCAACAAATGCTACAATCATTGCTGCAGAACTTGCAGCAGCAGTTTCCAGAGCAAGAGTTAGACGTTTTCCCCTTTCCAATTCTTCTTCCTCTACTTCAGGCGGTGGTATAAATTTTGGAGTAATAACTACCGAAATGTTCACGCAAGCTATGCAACAAGCTTCTGcagcaacaccaggtttaatcagtgACCCTATATTACCACCAATTTTACCATCTGTTTTACCCCAATTTACTGACTTACAAAGACAATTAGCACAGATGCACGAAATCGGACTGCAAAATGATACATTGAATATTCAGGCATTACAATTTACGAACGGTGATGTTCAAGCAGCAATTGAACTTGTGTTCAATGGTTTTAGTAATAATTAG